aacaagaattaagaatgaaattaacattgggatcaagagatattgcattctcAAGATCAACAATTCTCATCTCCACTTCAATCATGCAATCATTGATCTCTTGGCAAATCATAAGTAATcaaaccccaatctcttggtgatttgatttctcttaacttgatcaattgccaatctcttgatctaattgctcatgagaagagatgaagaatggTCTCTAATTTAGAGCCACACAACCCTCAAGATTTCAATTCAAAGTGATTACATCTCACATATCAAGCTAAGAATTATCAATCAAGAGAGTTGTGAGAGAAGAGCCTCAAACTAAATTCTATGACTCCTTTCTCAAGTTCATCATAGAATTTAAATAGATCTAATCCCTCTCTCGATAGTAATTAGATCTTTGAAGCACAAAGACTCTCTCTAAAGAAACAATgaaagaagaattgaagatgaagaatgaaaataaatcaACCCATTAAATTGCAATAGAGCTCTCTCTCCCAAATGTTGGAAATTAGAAACTCatcataacaaaaatatttacaaaagtgtgaatgaaagaaaatagaagaagagaagagaatgaGAGTGAAAGGGGAGTGGAGTCACCTCCACCCCTCCATGGTGTCTCTCAAATGATGAATCTAAGGCCCTATTTATAAGCTacctaaattacaaattcaaatgaaattacaatcaaatgcaaatttcctaattacttctagatgattcttgtggccttgattgattgTTACTTGTGGCTTGACTTGGGCTTGTGAACTTTTAACTCCCTTCATAGAAGCTTGAAACATTGAAGAATAAATGAAGGGATTGGAGTATTTGGAAGTGGCCCAATGTGGAGTGTCATTGAAGTGGCATTTTGGGCTTTTGAAGGTTTGGAAAAACCTTATACGCTGAAGTATTGGTCTGTTTGGGTCTCCAAATTGAAtgtccactatagactattatatatctttggaaagccctagatctcagctttccaacgccgctGGAAGCATGTCAATTGGACTTCTCTAGCCCAAGTTATGATCTtttgaaggtgaagaggtcagtctgGCGAACTGCAGGGACTTGTTTTACGCTGAAATTGTGAAGCTAAACGAATAGCAATTTGTCCCCTCAAATCAGTGTCAACTATAAAgtgttatatatggttggaaagctctagaagtctACTTTCTAATGACACTGAGATCActtcatttggagctttgtagctcGAGGTATTCTTGTtggagtgtgaagaggtcagggttgcAAATCCTCTTTGCTTCTCTTTGAGTTTGTTTCCAACTTTTTGCCACCTTGGGAGTGTGCTTCCTCTATTAGTGCTTTTATTGCTTCATTTTCCATaatttcctacaaaatttattaactcAAGCAATCAAAGCAATATTCAATTTAATCACCAAAACACTCCCATAATTAAGCATTATGAAttgatttttatatgaaaaagcatagaaaaacataacatgatgcgtagtcatcacaacaccaaacttaaactttgcttgtcctcaagcaaacaaagaatcattcaataaagattgacaatccaaggtgaGAAGAATAGCAATTAAATGTTCATGGTTGGCTAGTTTattatgcatgctacaatctcAAAAGAAATTccaatgattgatgcttctatctagctcattttatgaaatatttttctttatgttccttacttgaaacaagcttttcatctttttcttagctTAGCTTCTTGGGTGCTTTGCACCATTAGTTAAAAGCTTtgactctaaatgctttgttttcaagtattaccacttgatacataagcaccacaagcatttaattagaggacttttTAAGCTcatttattccttttctttacTTTCCTTCTAATCATTGGTGCttagagccttgagctttgagggagtgctttgcacttgagcctagtcttccactctaagtgttttgttttcaagctttttgcttgatacataaacaccacaagtacttgaCTAATGAaatgtcattggtactcagagtcttcaactttctcatttttccctttttctttcttaatcTTTTAATTGATTTGCTTGTTCAAGGTTTTCAATATTTCAAACATTTcataaaatgtcctagatgaaaacttcaattaaacaAATTCAAATGTAATTGAGCAACAATAGTCATGCTAGCCTTCCAATACTTATATGCTCATGCTAGATTCTTCTATAATtaccttgtttgtttatgatcatgatacttaATTACTTTGACTCACAGAATTCAAAATGGTAGTTATGATGTAAAAGCAACATGTTGCAATTCAAATATCAAGCTATGCTTTTCCAAAAGAAGAACACGCATGCATATAAAAGAAAtggaagacaatcatgcaattgaaAGTATAGAAGATAAATAAGAGGAAAAAGAACTTAACCACCTTGTAGATCTTCATCTTTGTTATTGTCATTTTCCTCCTACTCCTTCCttccccaacaccaaacttagaatgattgcttgtcctcaagcaacaaataaaataatggtGGTGGAATTTATGATTAATCATGAATGTCTTCAAGAAAGAGATGTAAGTAATGCATGTgtttaagcaagcaaaaattaaagatgacAATCAAGGCACAAAGAAAAGAGACAATATGATTACATCAATAAGTGAGTTGTGCATGGTACTATGCATGAAAGGTaagtggcaacaccaaacttagtgtgacactttcatttTAGAATGATGCAAGTACCCACTAAAGATTGAAGATCAAATTGTTGcatgcaacaccaaacttagaatgcaatcatatgccaaattattgaaagtaaactaagcaaggaaagaaaatgttaccaacagttgggttgcctcccaacaagcgctcttttaatgtcattagcttgacatgtggTTCTtaattttcttcctcttcttccaattggttaaaagaaatgacttcaagggagaagaagagaaaattgaTGCCCCTTGATTTGATTGTCTCCTAACAAGCCTTCTTTTGTTGTTATTAGCTTGATTCCTCTTGCTTGTTGGGGGTGGGGGTTGGATTGCTTTTTGTTGACCTTCTCTTTTTCATGGATGTTGTCTTTTgtttcttggtcacaatccttcTTTGAATGTTTTTATtgattgccttcacttccttgatTTCAAGACTTAGGTGTTGTGTGATGGTTGGAGTGTCCTCTTCATCAAGAACCTCTTGGATTGATGGTTCAATTAAATCATCTTCCATACAACTTTCTACTTCATTGGAGTGTGGACTCCCTTGGTTGTTTTCCTCCCTTAcaacctcattcttcattgggATTTTACTTGGTATAGGGGCctctttttcttgctcttccaattcctcttttacactaaacatttgctttaatagctcttctatggaggaggtttgttgatcttcccaagatttcttcatctcctcttcatatttttcgatcacaaattcaagggaagtttgtgagggtTGTGAATGTTCATGTTCCTTTATCACCTCAAGTTCAATTTCATTCTCAAtcacctcattcttcattgaaatttcacttgacacatggaccttttgttcttctttttccacttcctcacccacaaattggtcttcatcctcACTGCTTGGCAACCCGAAGTGTTTCCTTATTTGCTCTAAGTGCCCATCTATTTTCTTGCAGAGGATTTCTTGTTCTTTCCAAGATTCTAATATTTCTCTAGACCATTGAAGGTGATCCTCAACTATTAGCTCCAAAGATGAAGGTTGGGAGTAATTTTGTGGATatggatgtgttgtggtgaagtCATTTTGGGGAGTATGAAAGgagttttgtgagttgtgaaatgaattttgtgaattttgaaaTGAGTTTTCTGTATAGTGAAATGAATTTTGTGGTTGATGAATTGAATTGTATGGATTTTGGAaagaattttgtgttgaggcaaactcaagtggtgaagaattttgatatgaaaaatttggagATGAGGTTGGATAATTAAGAGGTGAGGGCTCTTGATGGATGGGATAGGAAATATTGAATTCTCTTTGGTTTTGTCCTTCCCAATCACAATTTGGATAGTTGTCCCATTCATAGGagtatgaatcattttgtgttCTTGGAAAGTATCCCATTTGGTTTGATTGCTCAAACCCCATCATTCCTTGATCTTGATTTTCCCAACCACAATTAGTATAGtaacttgaatcattttgtggtggtgaaAAATACCCCATGTAACTTGCTTGATCATTGTGTGACCTAGGGGCATGTCCCATTTGGGTTGATTGCTCATGATCCATCATTTCTTGTTGATAttcccatccaccatgaggataatgacatgaatcattttgtggtggtgggcaATATCCCATGTAATATGATTGATCAACATGTGAGGTAAACTccattttaattaaaaaatgttGTATCAAACACAACCaccaagaaaaattgaaattccTTGTGTCACAACTAAAGaattcttagtgaggcaataacacaaACACTTAACTtgcaataagaaaagagaaataaaaataaaaaaataaagtaaaaacgaaaaaaatgtCTAATCTAGAAAATTAATCAACCggtagtttgttaatcacaattaatccccggcaacggcgccaaaaacttgatacgtaaaaatttgatttcacgtatttaccggcaagtataccgggtcgtatcaagtagtaaaactcacttagagtgaggtcgatcccacgaggattaatggattaagcaagcaatagttaattaattgttctagttagacgattcatgtttgagtgataagcaacaagaaatgtaaatgacttgaaattaaagaaaagcaataaagtgcaaggaaagtaaatgacaagaaattaaagtgctaaaaattaaagtgcaagaatgtaaattgcaaggaatagaaagtacaagaaagtaaatgactagaaagtaaAACCAAGTGAAGTATTTCtacaaacacttggaaggcataagtaaatgacaagaatttaaagagaacaattaaatgacaagaattaaagacaagaagtaaataacaagaattaagaatgaaattaacattgggatcaagagatattgcattctcAAGATCAACAATTCTCATCTCCACTTCAATCATGCAATCATTGATCTCTTGGCAAATCATAAGTAATcaaaccccaatctcttggtgatttgatttctcttaacttgatcaattgccaatctcttgatctaattgctcatgagaagagatgaagaatggTCTCTAATTTAGAGCCACACAACCCTCAAGATTTCAATTCAAAGTGATTACATCTCACATATCAAGCTAAGAATTATCAATCAAGAGAGTTGTGAGAGAAGAGCCTCAAACTAAATTCTATGACTCCTTTCTCAAGTTCATCATAGAATTTAAATAGATCTAATCCCTCTCTCGATAGTAATTAGATCTTTGAAGCACAAAGACTCTCTCTAAAGAAACAATgaaagaagaattgaagatgaagaatgaaaataaatcaACCCATTAAATTGCAATAGAGCTCTCTCTCCCAAATGTTGGAAATTAGAAACTCatcataacaaaaatatttacaaaagtgtgaatgaaagaaaatagaagaagagaagagaatgaGAGTGAAAGGGGAGTGGAGTCACCTCCACCCCTCCATGGTGTCTCTCAAATGATGAATCTAAGGCCCTATTTATAAGCTacctaaattacaaattcaaatgaaattacaatcaaatgcaaatttcctaattacttctagatgattcttgtggccttgattgattgTTACTTGTGGCTTGACTTGGGCTTGTGAACTTTTAACTCCCTTCATAGAAGCTTGAAACATTGAAGAATAAATGAAGGGATTGGAGTATTTGGAAGTGGCCCAATGTGGAGTGTCATTGAAGTGGCATTTTGGGCTTTTGAAGGTTTGGAAAAACCTTACACGCTGAAGTATTGGTCTGTTTGGGTCTCCAAATTGAAtgtccactatagactattatatctttggaaagccctagatctcagctttccaacgccgctGGAAGCATGTCAATTGGACTTCTCTAGCCCAAGTTATGATCTtttgaaggtgaagaggtcagtctgGCGAACTGCAGGGACTTGTTTTACGCTGAAATTGTGAAGCTAAACGAATAGCAATTTGTCCCCTCAAATCAGTGTCAACTATAAAgtgttatatatggttggaaagctctagaagtctACTTTCTAATGACACTGAGATCActtcatttggagctttgtagctcGAGGTATTCTTGTtggagtgtgaagaggtcagggttgcAAATCCTCTTTGCTTCTCTTTGAGTTTGTTTCCAACTTTTTGCCACCTTGGGAGTGTGCTTCCTCTATTAGTGCTTTTATTGCTTCATTTTCCATaatttcctacaaaatttattaactcAAGCAATCAAAGCAATATTCAATTTAATCACCAAAACACTCCCATAATTAAGCATTATGAAttgatttttatatgaaaaagcatagaaaaacataacaTGATGCGTAGTCATcattgagttgttcccaatagttgttgggagaaaagtgcatctcttgaggcatctccgggatttcttggtgatgagcttcctcatgcgtctcttgggttctataagtgggctctcttgtttgctccatccttttcttagtgatgggcttgtcctcctcaatgggggtgtctccttctatgataattccaactgagtaacatagatggcaaataagatgaggaaaagctagccttgccaaagtagagggcttatcggctattttgtagaattcttGGGAGATAACTTCATGaatttctacttcctctccaatcatgatgctatggatcatgatggcccgatccacagtaacttcagatcagttgctagtggggatgatggagcgttggatgaactccaaccatcctctagccacaggcttgaggtccagtcttcttaattgaactggcttgcctttggagtctcttttcccttgagctccttcaacacatatgtccctaaggacttggtcaaacctttgatcaaagttgacccttcttgtgtaggggtgtgcatctccttgcatcatgggcaagttgaatgccaacctcacattttccggactaaaatctaaatatttcccccgaaccattataagatagttctttggattcgggttcatactttgatcatggttcctagtgatccatgcattggcatagaactcttggaCCATTAggattccgacttgttggatgggattagttagaacttcccaacctcttctttggatctcatgttggatttccggatactcatttttcttgagtttgaaaggaacctcggggatcaccttcttcttggccacatcatagaagtggtcttaatgggctttggagatgaatctttccatcttccatgactcggaggtggaagctgttgtcttccctttcccttttctagaggtttcttcggccataggtgccatcaatggtaatggaaaaacaaaaagctta
The genomic region above belongs to Arachis stenosperma cultivar V10309 chromosome 5, arast.V10309.gnm1.PFL2, whole genome shotgun sequence and contains:
- the LOC130979289 gene encoding uncharacterized protein LOC130979289; translation: MEFTSHVDQSYYMGYCPPPQNDSCHYPHGGWEYQQEMMDHEQSTQMGHAPRSHNDQASYMGYFSPPQNDSSYYTNCGWENQDQGMMGFEQSNQMGYFPRTQNDSYSYEWDNYPNCDWEGQNQREFNISYPIHQEPSPLNYPTSSPNFSYQNSSPLEFASTQNSFQNPYNSIHQPQNSFHYTENSFQNSQNSFHNSQNSFHTPQNDFTTTHPYPQNYSQPSSLELIVEDHLQWSREILESWKEQEILCKKIDGHLEQIRKHFGLPSSEDEDQFVGEEVEKEEQKVHVSSEISMKNEVIENEIELEVIKEHEHSQPSQTSLEFVIEKYEEEMKKSWEDQQTSSIEELLKQMFSVKEELEEQEKEAPIPSKIPMKNEVVREENNQGSPHSNEVESCMEDDLIEPSIQEVLDEEDTPTITQHLSLEIKEVKAINKNIQRRIVTKKQKTTSMKKRRSTKSNPTPTPNKQEESS